A segment of the Acidobacteriota bacterium genome:
CAAAGGGTTCAGAGGGATATGTCCGACTCTCGGTCTTCTTCCGTTCTCTCCTGCCCCTTGCCTTCTGAATTCTGAATTCCACCCGCTCGTTCCCAGCGTTGAATTCCCCGAACCCTCCTGTTCGTGTGGTTCGTGGTTACAAAGTCCCCTTCAGGTCAGCAGTCCCGCGTCGAAGGGGTCGGGGATCAGGTCGAGCATGCGGTACTCCTTCCGGTCTCCCTTCAGGTTGGCCAGGATCACCGGGACATCCCCGCAGAACTCCCAGATGATCTGCCGGCAGGCCCCGCAGGGCGGGGTCAGCCGGTCGGTGTCCGCCGTGACGCAGATGGCCTTGAAACGGCGCTCCCCCTCGCTGACGGCCTTGAAGATGGCCACCCGCTCGGCGCAGACGGTCAGGCCGTAGGAGGCGTTCTCCACGTTGCACCCGGTGTAGATTTTCCCGCTCTCGGCCAGGAGCGCGGCCCCCACCTTGAACCTCGAGAAGGGGGCGAAGGCGTTCTCCCGGGCCTGGAGGGCGATCCGGACCAGTTCGTCCATGGCTCCCCCTACAGGCGCTCGACGATTCCGGCCAGGAGCTTGACGAAGTCCCGCTGGACCCGCGCCGTGGTCTCCATGACCTCCTCGTGGCTCAGCTTCTGGTTGAGGATGCCGGCGGCCATGTTGGTGATGCAGCTGATGGCCACCACCTTGACGCCCATCTGGTTGGCGGCGATGACCTCGGGCACGGTGGACATGCCCACGGCGTCCGCCCCCAGGGTCCGCAGCATGCGGATCTCCGCCGGCGTCTCGTAGGAAGGGCCCTGCAGGCCCACGTAAACCCCTTCCTTGAGGTCCATCCCCTGCCCTTTGGCCACGTCCCGGGCCAGGGCCCTCAGTTCGGGGTCGTAGGCGAAGGTCATGTCGGGGAACCGGGCCCCGAAGGCCTCCTCGTTCTTTCCTCGCAGCGGGTTGAACCCCATGAGGTTGAGGTGGTCGGAGATGAGCATGAGGACGCCGGAGGAGAAGTCGACGTTGATGCCGCCGGCGGCGTTGGTGACGACCAGGGACCTCACGCCCAACTGGCGCAGCACCCGGCACGGGAAGATGACGGACGTCGGGTCGTGCCCCTCGTAGTAGTGCACCCGCCCCTGCATCAGGGCCACCGTCTTCCCCTTCAGTCTGCCCAGGAAGAGTTTCCCCGCGTGGCCCGCCACGGAACTCACGGGGAAGTTCGGGATGTCGCCGAAGGGGATGACGACCGGGTTTTCGATCTGCTCGGCGAACGCCCCCAGCCCCGAGCCCAGGATCACCCCGACCTCGCAGGCCGAGGGAAACTTCCCGTGAATGTAATCGACCGCTTCTCTGATTTTCCCGATCATGGCGCAAACCTCCGTCAAGGAATGATGATCTGTAATTACCACACCCGGCGGGCTCCCGCAACAAAAACCTCCGGGGAGCCATACCGGGATGTCTCTGGAACAGTCTCTCGCCAAGGCGCCAAGGCGCAAAGCCTCGCGAAGGGGCCTGGAACCGGTAATACGGATTCTCTCTGCAAGGCTTCGAGACTTTGCGATTTTGCGTGAGACAGGAATTGACGACATCCGCCCGTTTTCAGCAAGAACTGCCCGGGAACGGACTTGGCCACCGCTCGAGTACTCCTGATTCCCTCGAAGAGCACTTTTCTGTTTCCCCTTCCCTCTCCCCGAATGTAAAATCCTCCTGCCGGACGATCAATGCCGGACACCGCTTTCAACGGGAGGCCCCCATGCGCGTACTCGCCGTCATCCCCGCCCGTCACGCGTCCTCCCGCCTCCCGGGAAAGCCGCTCCTGCCGCTGGCCGGAAAACCCGTCGTCCAGCACGTCTACGAGCGGGTGCGGTCCTGCGCGCGGGTGGACGCCACGGTCGTCGCCACCGACGACGTCCGGATCCGGGACGCGGTCTGGGCCTTCGGCGGCGAGGTGGTCATGACCGCCCCGGACCACCCCTCCGGCACCGACCGGGTGGCGGAAGTGGCCCGGGTGCTGCCGGCGGAGATCGTGGTCAACGTACAGGGGGACGAGCCGCTCATCCCGCCGGCCGTGATCGAGGCCGCCCTGGAGCCGTTCTTCGCTTCGGAAGCGGTCCGGGTCACCACCCTCGCCGCCCCGTTCACCGACGTCGCCGATTTTCTGAACCCCAACTGCGTCAAGGTGGTGGTGGACACCCGCGGGGACGCCCTCTACTTCTCCCGCCTGCCCATCCCCTACGTGCGCCCCGAGTCGGGGACCCTGACCCTGGCCGCCTACGGGGAGCGGACCCTCCTGCACCCGCCGTCCCCCCTCCCGGCCCTGCGCCACGGCGGGCTCTACGCCTACCGGAACGCCGACCTGCAGGAACTGGTCCGGGTCCCGCCCTCGCCCCTCGAGCGGGCCGAGCGGCTGGAACAGCTCCGGATCCTGGAAAACGGCGGGAAGATCCGCGTGGTCACCGTCGACCGCCTGACGCCCGGCATCGACACCCCCGACGACTACCGGGCCTTGCAAACCCTGCTGGAAACGTCCTGACGATCTTTGGCTTCGTTGTTGTTCCCGCGCGTTTTACATCTCCTGCGGATGGCGGCGAGGCAGGACTCGGGCAAGCCGGTCTTGCCGTTCTGATTTCCGGGTATGCAGCATGTGATTCCGTGACCCTGCGCCTCTGCGAGACCGGAATCCGGACGTGTTGCGGGGTCATCACCGGGCCGGGGCCCGCCGGCCCCGGCTTTCCCCCTCAGGCCCGGCCCGCGAACTCCCGGGTCTCCGTGTGCACCTTGATCTTCTCCCCTTCCTTGATGAACAGGGGGACGCGGACCTCCAGCCCGGTCTCGAGCCGGGCGAGCTTGGTGACGTTGCCGCTGGCCGTGTCGCCGCGGGTGCCCGGCTCGGTGTGGGTCACCGTCAGTTCCACGTGGGGCGGGAACTGGAGGCCGATGGGGTTGCCGTTGTACTTCTGGACCTGGATGACGAGACCTTCCACGATCAGGCCCTCGTCGCCGGCCAGGAGGTCTTCCCCCAGGCTCAGGGTCTCGAAGGTCTCCTGGTCCATGAAGTGGCAGCCTTCGCCGTCGGCGTAGAGGAAACTCGCGGGGACCATCACGAGGTCGGGTTCCCGGAACTTCTCGCCGGCCCGGAAGGTCTTGTCGAAAACGGCCCGGGTGATCAGGTTGCGCATTTTTACCCGCACCAGGGTCTGCCCCCCCCGGGCGGTGGGGGTGTTGATCTCGACGTCGAGGCACACGAAGGGGGCGTCCTCGAACTCGAAAAACGTGCGGCGCTTGAGGTCGATGGCTTCGATCAGGTTGGGCATGAAAACCTCTCGATGGGATTGGGCTCCCCGGGGAACGTCCCGCCGGGGTGGGGGAGCGGGCGGGGAGGCGGTCGCGCTCCCCCCGTCCCGGTCAAGGAATAGGGCAAGACGGCCGGGCTGTCAAGACGAAAGTGACCCTTCGTTCCGCCCTCGCCAGCGCAAGGGCGTGTTTTTCTTTCTGTAGAACCCGGACGATCCGTGTTCATCCGTGTTCATCCGTGTTCATCCGTGGTTCTTTTCCGGTCCCGGGCCCCGGGCCGTCACGAATTCGTCACCCGGGGAGTTGCGGAAGCGCTCGAATTCCGATAGAATAGACCAAGAGAACAATCCAGGAAACACCGGCCGGAAAGCGGTGCCGGGCGAGGAGGGATCATGGCGGTTTCGAAAACGCGCGGAACGCGGTTGGGAGCGACGATCGGCGTGGTGGGCGTGGTGGGCCTGCTGGTGCTCGGGACGGGTTTCGTTCCGGCCCTGGAGCCCCCCGCCCCGGGGATGGCGGCGCAGTACCAGGCCGACGGCACGTGGGCCGGGCGGCTGGCGGAGGCTTACCGGCTCGGCAATCACCGTCCGGACGCGGCACGGATGGAACGCCTTCGTTATGACCTGCAGTACCGGTACCTGGAAAACGAGGGGTGGTCCGCGGCGCAGATCCAGTCGGTGCTGGCGCCGCCCCCGGCCTGGAGCGGCATCCCCACCACGGGCAACGTCAAGGTCCTGGTGCTGCTCATCGCCTTCTCCGACTACGCCCCCATCACCGGGGACACCCAGTCGGCCATCGACTCGCGGATCTTCGGCAGCGGGACCGGCGGTTACCCCCTGGAGAGCCTCAAGAACTACTACCAGCGGGCGTCCTACAGCCAGCTCACCTTCCAGGGGAACGTCCTGGGGTGGTACACCACGGCCTACGCCCGCTCCGCCGTCACCCAGACCGACACGGGGCGCGAGACGCTGATCAAGGAAGCCCTCAACTACTACGAAGGGGTGGGGCACGACTTCACCCAGTACGACAACGACGGCGACGGGGCCGTCGACTACTTCGCCGTGATCTGGACCGGCCCCCCGGGCGCCTGGGCCTCCTTCTGGTGGGGGTACCAAACTTCTTTCTGGGACACTTCCTACACCCTGGACGGCAAGACCCTCGGCAAGTACTCCTGGCAGTGGGAGTCCTACTACTACCCCTCCGGCGCCTTCTCCCCCCAGGTCCTCATCCACGAGACCGGGCACGCGCTGGGGCTGCCCGACTACTACGACTACGACACCACCGTAGGGCCCCAGGGCGGGGTGGGCGGCCTGGACATGATGGACGGCAACTGGGGCGACCACAACGCCTTCAGCAAGTACCTCCTGGGTTGGATCACGCCCACGGTCCTGGGCAGCGGGTCCACCACCAAGGCCCTCCGCTCCTCGGGGACCTACGGCGACGCCCTCCTGGTCATGCGGGGGGCTTCCGGCTCGACGCTCTTCGGCGAGTTCTTCCTGGTCCAGAGCCGGTTCCGGGAGGCCAACGATTCCACCTACCCCGCCGACGGGCTCCTGGTCTGGCACGTGGACGCCACCCTGGACGGCAGCGCGTGGGACTACCAGTACGACAACTCGTACACCTCCCACAAGCTGCTCCGCTTGATGGAAGCCGACGGGCTCGAGGAGATCGAGACCGGCGACGGCAACGCCGACGCCGGCGACTACTACACCTCCGGCCTCACCTTCGGTTTCGGCACCACGCCGAACAGCGCCGCCTACACGGGGCGGCCCACCGGCATCGTGGTGGACAACATCGCCAGCGGCACGCTCCAGATGTCGTGCCGGGCCACCCTCTACGCCGTCCCCACCGTCGCCGTAACCAACCCGACCGCCGAGCAGGTGGTCTCGGGGGTCGTGAACATCCAGGCGACCGTGGGCGAGATCACCAAGGCCCCCGACGTGATCGTGAAGGTCGAAGTCTTCGTCAACGGGGTCTCCCTCGGCCTGTGCCCCTCCCCGCCCTACCAGCTGCCGTGGGACACCACGCCCCTGCCCGCGGGGGCCTACACCCTCCGGGTCGAGGCGACGAACCACCACGGCGTCGTGGACTACGACGAGATCACGGTCTACGTCATCCGGTCGAGTGCCCAGGCGCTGGTCATGGACCTGGGCTCCGACAACGGGAGCGGCCGGGCCCTCGCCAACGCCCTGGCCCACCACAACATCCGGCCCGTCTTCGCCACGTCCGTCGGGGCGATCTCCGCGTCCACCTACCCCCTCGCGTTCCTCTGCCTGGGGTACACCCCCGGAAACTACGTCCTGACGCCCACCGACAGCACTCACCTGGTCAACTACCTCAACGCCGGCGGGCGGCTGTACCTCGAAGGCAGCCCCACCTGGGCCACCGACCCGCCGCTGCCCGTCCACGGCATGACGGGGATCACGGGCGTCGCCTCCTCCGCCGCCGACCTCGTCCTCATCCAGGCGCCCCAGGGGGTCTTCACCTCGGGGAACGCCTTCCCCCCGGTCGGGACGCAGGCCGCCGTGAGCCGTCTCCAGGTCACGTCGGGAGTCACCGACGCCGCCGTGATCTGGGCCAACATGTCCCCCTACTACTTCTGCGGGATCGCCCGGAACACGGGCGTCTACCGCACCATCGGCTGCTCGTGCGAGTTCGGCCTGATCCCCCCGCCCCTCCGCGACGGGATCATGCGGTCCTACCTCGACTTCCTCCGCCCCCGGACGGCCTTCGACTTCAACTTCAACGTCTACAGTGACATCCTGTGGCACAACACCACGTCCGGCGCGGTGTCAACCTGGCTGATGAACGCCTCGGGGGTGGCCGGCTCCGTGGGGATCCAGCCCCCGTCCGGACCTTACAGCGATGCGGCCTGGCAGGTGGTGGGCGTCGGCGACCTCGACGGGGACCGCAAGGGGGACCTCTTCTGGCGGAACACCACGACCGGGGCCATCGTGGTCTGGTTCGTGGACGAGAACGGCTACGCCGGGGAACTGAGCGTCGCCACCGTCGACACCACCTGGAGAATCGTGGGCGTGGGGGACGTGGACGGGGACGGCCGGGCCGACATCTACTGGCGCAACGACAACCTGGGGACCCTCTCCGTCTGGCTGATGACCCCGTCGGGTTACGCGGGGAGCCTCTTCGTGGGCGGCATCTCGGACCCCCTGTGGCAAGTGGTGGGGATCGCCGACGTGAACGGGGACGGGCGAAAGGACATCTTCTGGCGGCGGACCGACTCCGGGATCATGTCCGTGTGGCTCTGCGGCAGCAGCGGCATCACCTCGGACTTCTCGCCGGGGGCCGTGGGCACGTCCTGGAAGATCGTCGGCTTCGGCGACGCCGACGGCGACAACAAGGAAGACATCTTCTGGCGAAACGACACCTCGGGCACCATGTCCCTGTGGCTCCTCACCGAGGCGGGCCTGAAGCGCGACGTCTTCGTGGGGGGCCTCGGGGACCTGAGCTGGCAGGTGGTGGGGATCGGCGACTTCAACGGCGACAACCTGGCGGACGAGTTCTGGCGGAACCAGTCCACGGGGGACATGTCAATCTGGTTCTGCTCGGGGACCGGGATCACCGGCCAGATGTCCCCGGGTTCGGTGTCCGACATGACCTGGCAGACCCTCAACCACGTCAACCTCAACGCCGGCCTGGCGGGCGGCAAGCCCGGCGCCCCCGGCAAAGCCCTGCCGCCCTGGGCCCAGGTTATCAGGTAATCCCAGGGCCCGGTGTCCTGGTCGGACAAGCTGCGTCGATGGGGCATGAAGCTCGCCTTGAGAGTTCCTTCCGGGATATCTCTCTCACAGAGGCACGGCGATACGGTGAAGGCGAACGTTCATGGCCCTTGGCCGAATTCGAGGGCTAACCGTTTTCTTTTGCGAGCTTTGCGCCTTTGCGAGATCAGGGTCCGGACCGACTCTCGCCAAGGCACAAAGCTCGAAAAGGACGACCGCATCCGGGTTGGGGAGTGTTGGGCGCCCGTTGGCTCACAAGACGGGGTCGAATTCGAACCCGCTGATCCTGGAAGGTTCTTCTGGAAATAACCCGGCCCGTTTGAGTATAATCCCCGTTTCTCGCAGTCCCTTCCGAGGGGCGCGACAGATCATGAAGCGCAGACCGGCATGGATGCGGAAAACGAAAAAGCGTTGACGACCTGCACTGAGTTTCTCACCGCGGCGCAGCTCAAAGAAATCTGCCGTTTCCGGGGATTTGCCCCCCCGAAAAACGACAAGGCCGCCCTGGCCGCCTTCGTCGCTCCGCGCCTCCCGGGGACGGCCGGGGTGAAGGAAGCGATGGCCTCCCTGGACCGCAATTCCTTGCGGTTTCTCCACCTGCTGGCCGGGATGGCGCGCCGTCCCTCCCTGCGGGACATCCGGGGAGCCCTGATGAACGCTTTCGACCTGGCGTCGGGTTGGGACGACCGCGACAATTACTCCGAACTGGGACGACATATACTCAACCGGGGCCTGCTCCTCCTCGCCGACGACCATCTCCGGCGATCCGGCGAAAGCCGTTACAGTGGCCTCACCCTCGTGATCCCGGAAAGTCACCGCCCCCTGTTGCCCCCCTACCCGATCGACAGCCGACCCCTCAACGCCGGCCGGGGCGCGGACCCGGGACGGTTCTGGCTGAACGCGCTGTCCCTCGCGGCGAGCGGTTCGACCGTGGACGAAGAGAGCGAAACCCCGGCCGTAAATCGGTATGCGGGCCGCATCCGTTTCACGAAAGGGCGGCTGCTGCTGGCGGGGGCGGAAGTCGGCAACCGCACGGACTGGCGGGGAAATCTGACCTCGTTCTGGCTGAACTCCCGCAGCCTCGGATCCTTTCTGAGTTCGGAAGCGGCCCAGGCGGTGCGCCACATTCTGTCCCATGTTCCCCGGGGCCACGGATGTAGCCCCGAAGACCTTAGCGCCGAACTCACCCACCACGGGTTGAAAATCGACCCCAAAGCCTTCCGCCGTTTCATCGACGACGGGCTCGAAACCGGTTTTCTCGTGGCGGAAGGCAACGAGGGCGAAATGATCTGTGCCCTGGCCCCCGCCGATTCGGCGCCCGTCGCGGAGGACCCGGCCGCCCTCACGCCGTGCCCGGAAGGCCTCCGGATCCGACTCAGCCGATCGACTCCCGAAACGGTGCTTCAGTTGCTGTCGATCAGCACCGTCACCGGGTCCGGGGGGGAGATGGTCTGCAAACCCGACCTGATCCGCATCGGCCGATTGCCCGACAACCACGCCGCAGCGACCGCCCTGCGGGAGAAGTTGACGATGTCGCCGGCTTACGCCAAAGCTTTTGAACGGGTTCGGGAGGCTCGGGGCAAGACCCGGGTCCACAAGGGGGCGACCATTCTCAAGATCGCGGACCCCGTGCTGAGGGCCCAGCTGGCCCACCACCTGGGGGACGCCTTCCGGCCGCTGGGCGGGGAGTTCTTTGCCGTCCCGGAGGCGAAAGGGACGGAGGTGGAAGCCTTCGCCCGTAAACTGGGGCTGGTCCCGCGGAGGGTGCAATGAGCGAACCCGGAATCCCCCGCACCCTCGCCGCCCCGGAGATCGCCGCCTTTTCGGTGATGAAGATCGACCCCTTGAACCTCAAACGCGACATCTTCCACTTCGTCACTTTCGCCGCCCACAACCCCATCAAACGGTCCCACCGGGAGAACCTCATCCCCAAGGCCGCGGCCAAAAAAATCGCCCGCTTGCTCTCCGACCCCGAAGAAGAGGAATGGGTGGAAGACACCGATTCCGGCAGCTGGTCGGAACTGGTCGGGAACACGGCTTTGCACCTGGGGGTCGTCCACTTCGATCTCAAGGGCGTCTACGCCGGGTACAGCAGCAGCAGCGAATCGTACCCGGACAACTTCATCCGGGTCCGGGAGGAGAACTGGGCCGAGTACCTCTCAGCGCCCGCAGTCGAGAAGGAACGGAGGATCGTCGCCGCCCTCTCCGCCAAGACCCCCAACGAGTTCTTCCACCGCCCCGGACGGGTCGGCATAAACTGTTTCAGCACCTGGGGCAGCGCCACCGGCCCCGCTTCTCGCATGGACCTCCCCCGTATCCGGGGGGCCCTGCTCGAACTCCTGGCGGACCTTCCCCCCGACACCTGGTTCGAATTCCATGATTTCGTCGAGATGGTACGGCAACGAACCCCCGACCTGATCCTCGATCCGAAGACCCGGGAACCGAACAGCGAGTCGAAGCGGAAGATCAAGAATTGGGAATGGGAAAACAGGTACCCGAGGAGGTCGATCGGGAAAACACCTTATCCCGCGGTCGTCCTCGAGGGCCGCTACGAGAATTTCCAGGAGTTCCCGGCGCGCCCGGCCAACGAGCCGTATTCCTTCGGTCCGCGGAAAGGGAATAGATTCGTCGATGGCACCCCCGAAGGCTTCCACCGGGTGGAAGGGCGCTACCTCGAGCGGTTCCTCTGCCAGGTCCCCTTCCTGGCCGGGTTCGTGGACCTCGCCTTCCTCCCCGATGAGGACCGCGGCGGCCTCGAGGTGGAACCGTCCTTCGAACGGTTGCGCGCCTTCCGCCTGCGGCCCCGCCTCCGTCAGGTCCTGAAGGGGGACCCGAGCCTGAACGCGGTGAACCTGACCGTGATGCCCAACTTCGAGGTCCTGATCGACGCCCCCTCCTACCCGGAACGTGAGATGGCCGCCCTCGAGCCCTACACGGTGATGCTCCACGAAGACGCCCACACCCTGAGGCTGCGCCTGGACCGGAAGAAAGTGGTGACCCGGACCGCCCAGCTCCCGCCCGACGCCGTCCCCCTGGTCGACCTCCTGGCCCGGCTGGCCTCCCAGCCGTTGCAGGAGAACGTCCGCCACGAACTGGAGACCTGGACGGGGCACGCCCGAAAGCTGACTCTGTACGAAAACTTCGGCCTCGTGGAACTCCGCGGCGGCGGCGAGCAGGTGGCCAGGGTCGCCGACTGCCTGGGGGAACGGGTCGTCGAGAAGCTGGAGAGCGCCCTGGTGGTCCGCGACCCCGACAAGGTCATCGAGCAACTGGAGGCCGGCTTGTTTTTCCCGGAGGGCTTCCATCACGCCGGCGGCCGCTTCACGGCCCCGGACGGGGTCCTCCGGGAAGCCGGGGAGCGAACGGGACGCCCGTCTCCCCGGAAGAAGGGCCCGGCGCCGCGGGAGAAGGCGACGGTCGCCCTCGAGGACCTGGCGGGGCTCCGCTGCGCAAACCCCAGGCTGTTGAAGGCGGTGTCGGAAATTCTCCGACCGTCGGCGGACCCCTGCCAGCTCGTGGGCGACGCCCTGCTGGTGATCCCCGCTTCGGCTCTCCCCGCGGCCCGAAAGGCACTGCGCACCCTGGCGGAGCGTTTCGATGTGGAGATCTGACCTGCCCCCCACCCCGGCGGACGCCACTCGCCCCGGCGACACCCCCCGGTCGGAACGCCCCCTGGTGGTGCAAAGCGACGGCACGCTCCTGCTGGAGGTCGGCGGGGCGCAGGCCGAGGAAGCCCGCAACGCCTTGTGCGCCTTCGCCCAGATCGAAAAGTCCCCCGAGTACATCCACACCTACCGGCTCACCGCCCTTTCCCTGTGGAACGCCGCTTCCGCCGGCGTCCGCCTCCCCGACATCCTCGGCGCCCTGTCCCGGTTCAGCCGCTACCCCGTCCCGGACCTGGTCGAACGGAACATCCGGGATCAGTTCGACCGTTTCGGCCAGGTGGTGATGGTCCCCCGGGATGAGGAATTCTTGCTGCTCCGGGTGTACGATTCCCGGATCCGCCTCGAATTGCAGGGCGCCCGGGAGATGCGGGAGCATATCCAGGAGGCGACCCCCGAGGGTTTCCTGGTCCCGGTCGGCCGGCGCGGCGCGGTCAAACAGGCCCTGGTACGGTTGGCCTACCCGCCGGAAGACCTCTGCGGCTATATGGAAGGCGTCCCCCTGTCGCTGGCTCTCCGGGCGACGAGCCGCGGCGGCGCCCCCTTTGGCCTGCGCCGGTACCAGCAGGAAGCGGTGGACGCCTTCCACCACGGCGGGGGGCCCCAGGGCGGTGCCGGCGTGATCGTGCTCCCCTGCGGGGCGGGCAAGACGGTGATCGGGCTGGGCGTGATGTCCCGGCTGCGAACCTCGACCCTGATCCTGTGCACCAACACCGTGGCCGTCCACCAGTGGCGCGACGAACTCCTGGACAAGACGGACCTCGCCCCAAACCAGATCGGGGAATACACCGGCGACCGGAAGGAGATTCGTCCCATCACCCTCACCACCTACCAGATCCTTACCCACCGGGCCGCCCGGGAAGAGGAGTTCCGCCACCTCGAACTCATGCGACGCAACCAGTGGGGTCTCATCATCTACGACGAGGTCCACACCCTTCCGGCGCCGGTGTTTCGGGCCACGGCCGAGATCCAGGTCCGCCGCCGGCTGGGCCTCACCGCCACCCTGATCCGCGAGGACGGCCGGGAGGGGGACGTTTTCGCCCTGATCGGGCCGAAGAAATACGAACTGCCCTGGAAATTCCTTGAGCAGAAAGGGTATATCGCCGAGGCCGGGTGCTTCGAAATCCGGGTGGCCCTGCCGGAGGCGCTGCACGTCCCCTACGCCCTGGGGTCGAAGCGGGCCAAGTACCGACTGGCGGCGGAAAACCCCCGTAAGATCGAAATCGTCGAGGAACTGATCGAAAACAACCCCGACGACGCCATCCTGGTGATCGGCCAGTACGTGGACCAACTGGAGCGGATCGCCGGGGACCTCGGGTTCCCTCTCATCACCGGGAAAACCCCCAACGCCCGGCGGGAGCGCCTGTACCAGGAATTCCGCCAGGGGCGGCAACGGGTGCTGGTGGTCTCCAAGGTGGCCAACTTCGCCATCGACCTGCCCGACGCCTCCATGGCCATCGAGATCTCCGGGGCCTTCGGGTCGCGGCAGGAGGAGGCCCAGCGCCTTGGGCGGATCCTGCGGCCGAAAGCCCGCTCGTCCCGGTTCTACGCCGTCGTTTCCCGGGACACCGTCGAGCAGGAGTTCGGGCACCGCCGCCAGCTCTTTCTCGTGGAGCAGGGCTACCGCTACCGGATCATCGACTGGGACGCCTGACCCCCGGACAGCGCCGCTTTCTCCGCGCCGCGCACGTCCGACACGTCCAAGGACAAGGCCCCGCCGGCCCGACCTCCCCCTGGAGACCCTGTCGGAACAGGACACTCGCCTGTCTGCATCCGATGCGTGTCCCGATTCGTGCTGTTTCGCGGCAACCGGCGGAGGCTCTCCTGCTCTGTCCCTTGGGCCCTATCGGTCTTTTACGTCCTCTTGTCCTTCGACAAAGGCCTTTCTCGCGACATCGCAGGATCTGGTGGATCTTTACTCTATGATGACTTCACTGACTCTATTCCCTGTCAAACCCGCTGCCCACCGCTCAACGGGGTGTGGCAACCCGCCTTGGCCGGGATCACCAAAAGGAGATCACAGGATGAGGACCGTCTCCCCCATCGAAAAAGATTCCCGGCCGGCCCCGCAAACGTCGGGGAAGGAACCGATGACTTCAAGGCACGACGCTTTCCAACGGAAGGGGTTTCTCCTGACCGGCCTCTTCCTCCTGGTCCTGGCAGCGCCCCTCTTCGCGGGCGTGGACCGCTGGTCGAACCTCGGGCCCAACGACGGAATCAGGAACCTGGTCGCCAGTCCGGCCCCCGGAGGGGCGGCATTCGCCCTGTTCACGAACGTCGGGCTGATGAAGAGCCTCGATGGGCTGACCTGGGCCCCCATCAACACGGACACCCTGATGCGCACCTGCACCCGGCTCTATGCGGACCCCCTGGACGCCGATACCCTCTTCGCCGCGGACGACCCGGCGGCGACCCTCTACCGGAGCACCGACGGAGGTCTTTCCTGGGCACCGGTCCTCACCCTCACCCCCGTTTCAGGCTATGCTTTCGGAACCCTGCAGACCGCTCCCTCCGTACCGACTATCCGGTACATTTCCTATACTGGCTCGATCTTCCGAAGCGAGGACAGCGGTGAACACTGGACAATACTTGCCTTCAATTCCGACTCTCGCTTCTCCACCTGCCTGGCGGTCTTCCCCGACAACCCCAACCATTTCCTGACATACCGCCAGGTTTATTCGACTTTCCCGACGGGTGCCTACCTGAGCCGCTATTCGGTCTCAGAAAACCAGTTCACCGACCTCCTCAACCTCTCCTGCATGGGGTGCACGGAATACCCGGTCTGTGCCGTTCTCGACCCGGACGATCCGCTGAGGATCTTCCTGTTGACCTATATCAGTTCACCCGGCGGCCAGTACGGCCGCTTTTACTCGACCACCAACGGGGGGATCAACTGGTCAGAAAGAGTGACTTTACCCACGACCATGAACGCACTGCTGCTCGACCGCTACCAACCGAACACGCTCTACGCCGGTGGAAACAGTGCGGCGGTCAGCCGGGATGGCGGCGCCACCTGGACCACTGCTCACTCGAGTGCA
Coding sequences within it:
- the kdsB gene encoding 3-deoxy-manno-octulosonate cytidylyltransferase codes for the protein MRVLAVIPARHASSRLPGKPLLPLAGKPVVQHVYERVRSCARVDATVVATDDVRIRDAVWAFGGEVVMTAPDHPSGTDRVAEVARVLPAEIVVNVQGDEPLIPPAVIEAALEPFFASEAVRVTTLAAPFTDVADFLNPNCVKVVVDTRGDALYFSRLPIPYVRPESGTLTLAAYGERTLLHPPSPLPALRHGGLYAYRNADLQELVRVPPSPLERAERLEQLRILENGGKIRVVTVDRLTPGIDTPDDYRALQTLLETS
- a CDS encoding cytidine deaminase gives rise to the protein MDELVRIALQARENAFAPFSRFKVGAALLAESGKIYTGCNVENASYGLTVCAERVAIFKAVSEGERRFKAICVTADTDRLTPPCGACRQIIWEFCGDVPVILANLKGDRKEYRMLDLIPDPFDAGLLT
- a CDS encoding M6 family metalloprotease domain-containing protein; this translates as MAVSKTRGTRLGATIGVVGVVGLLVLGTGFVPALEPPAPGMAAQYQADGTWAGRLAEAYRLGNHRPDAARMERLRYDLQYRYLENEGWSAAQIQSVLAPPPAWSGIPTTGNVKVLVLLIAFSDYAPITGDTQSAIDSRIFGSGTGGYPLESLKNYYQRASYSQLTFQGNVLGWYTTAYARSAVTQTDTGRETLIKEALNYYEGVGHDFTQYDNDGDGAVDYFAVIWTGPPGAWASFWWGYQTSFWDTSYTLDGKTLGKYSWQWESYYYPSGAFSPQVLIHETGHALGLPDYYDYDTTVGPQGGVGGLDMMDGNWGDHNAFSKYLLGWITPTVLGSGSTTKALRSSGTYGDALLVMRGASGSTLFGEFFLVQSRFREANDSTYPADGLLVWHVDATLDGSAWDYQYDNSYTSHKLLRLMEADGLEEIETGDGNADAGDYYTSGLTFGFGTTPNSAAYTGRPTGIVVDNIASGTLQMSCRATLYAVPTVAVTNPTAEQVVSGVVNIQATVGEITKAPDVIVKVEVFVNGVSLGLCPSPPYQLPWDTTPLPAGAYTLRVEATNHHGVVDYDEITVYVIRSSAQALVMDLGSDNGSGRALANALAHHNIRPVFATSVGAISASTYPLAFLCLGYTPGNYVLTPTDSTHLVNYLNAGGRLYLEGSPTWATDPPLPVHGMTGITGVASSAADLVLIQAPQGVFTSGNAFPPVGTQAAVSRLQVTSGVTDAAVIWANMSPYYFCGIARNTGVYRTIGCSCEFGLIPPPLRDGIMRSYLDFLRPRTAFDFNFNVYSDILWHNTTSGAVSTWLMNASGVAGSVGIQPPSGPYSDAAWQVVGVGDLDGDRKGDLFWRNTTTGAIVVWFVDENGYAGELSVATVDTTWRIVGVGDVDGDGRADIYWRNDNLGTLSVWLMTPSGYAGSLFVGGISDPLWQVVGIADVNGDGRKDIFWRRTDSGIMSVWLCGSSGITSDFSPGAVGTSWKIVGFGDADGDNKEDIFWRNDTSGTMSLWLLTEAGLKRDVFVGGLGDLSWQVVGIGDFNGDNLADEFWRNQSTGDMSIWFCSGTGITGQMSPGSVSDMTWQTLNHVNLNAGLAGGKPGAPGKALPPWAQVIR
- a CDS encoding elongation factor P → MPNLIEAIDLKRRTFFEFEDAPFVCLDVEINTPTARGGQTLVRVKMRNLITRAVFDKTFRAGEKFREPDLVMVPASFLYADGEGCHFMDQETFETLSLGEDLLAGDEGLIVEGLVIQVQKYNGNPIGLQFPPHVELTVTHTEPGTRGDTASGNVTKLARLETGLEVRVPLFIKEGEKIKVHTETREFAGRA
- a CDS encoding purine-nucleoside phosphorylase; its protein translation is MIGKIREAVDYIHGKFPSACEVGVILGSGLGAFAEQIENPVVIPFGDIPNFPVSSVAGHAGKLFLGRLKGKTVALMQGRVHYYEGHDPTSVIFPCRVLRQLGVRSLVVTNAAGGINVDFSSGVLMLISDHLNLMGFNPLRGKNEEAFGARFPDMTFAYDPELRALARDVAKGQGMDLKEGVYVGLQGPSYETPAEIRMLRTLGADAVGMSTVPEVIAANQMGVKVVAISCITNMAAGILNQKLSHEEVMETTARVQRDFVKLLAGIVERL